One Scomber scombrus chromosome 4, fScoSco1.1, whole genome shotgun sequence genomic region harbors:
- the cep120 gene encoding centrosomal protein of 120 kDa, protein MSSKTDQLLIVVSILEGRHFPKSPRLSLVVQASFDGEQLATDPVEHRDQPQFSTELAWELDRRTLHQHRLQRTPIKLQCFAVDSVSNRKENVGYIILDLRSVQEVRQDPRWHPLLSSKYTKQRPALLISVLLENDTKPSEPSPDRFKAKKAPPRLGSPAVTELLPDKLEAILVPDQGFHQVGPADHCTDMFVLSVTVAFATKLEQLIPSTMKLSAEGSEFFFYYCLLGNDITSEPFTNLLSPDFEPERASVRLRSSKQILNAFLSQLPGLEIHLCCGNHSLGSTDVSLSALSTVSVDLDNKAATVEGAFILQPPKRIKRAQPALPADLQPTVGVAVTLRREEVAPQSLGKKEGGAAQTLSVPPPPPPSRPRSSSPVRKPPDASSSPPPPAASYHTESEVESLLEELQRAKEPAGLAAADLELPVQTRTEAAAAAAAAAEGGASSVSVSAPKVSIPSSAHHYCFSLDLQRLGKLSLTHPISATLRYSYQFFGSAAPIMTNPPVELQRNTEVSLPQSYCAFDFAALPQQLEETFLRVPLVVELWHRDSSLDQLIGRASVQLSHLLSSERSRLQGSTGEPSWRQTHQDRIPVVRKQRPSEKVAELSYVATLEDLGLVKAREVIVSDSTQHAAPRPSSSPPLPPHRPPAPPHHHPAPPPGPSAPTAPRETLEYQTALELEMWKEEQEDLFDDQLKKKELVHMQALAEEWKKRDREREALVKKKEVEYNLLEEQLQKTLSDLEKREKQLAEAELETQRLQRELRSEHDLTQKELQESSRRLQQEFDHRVALERDKARLMEEERARLLQQISDGESRYKQLEKEFHLYREQQNIRPEFRLQSEVNLLTLEKVELERKLESTTKSKLHYKQQWGRALKELARFKQLQHNEAELLRPRRSDSSHISQQIIVVFLRGDVWRRQTQQQQQQLVNLLLETS, encoded by the exons GTCGTCACTTCCCGAAGAGTCCTCGGCTGAGTCTGGTGGTGCAGGCGAGCTTCGATGGCGAGCAGCTGGCCACGGACCCGGTGGAGCACAGAGATCAGCCTCAGTTCAGCACCGAGCTGGCCTGGGAGCTCGACCGCAGGACGCTGCACCAACACAG gctgcagcgGACTCCCATCAAGCTTCAGTGCTTCGCTGTCGACTCAGTCAGCAACAGGAAGGAGAACGTCGGCTACATCATCCTCGACCTGCGATCAGTACAAGAGGTCAGACAG gaTCCTCGCTGGCATCCTCTCTTAAGCAGTAAATACACCAAACAGAGACCGGCCCTCCTCATCAGCGTGCTGCTGGAGAACGACACCAAACCCTCCGAACCTTCTCCTGATAGGTTCAAAGCCAAGAAGGCCCCGCCTCGTCTAG GTTCCCCGGCAGTAACGGAGCTTCTCCCAGACAAACTGGAGGCCATACTGGTTCCAGATCAGGGCTTCCATCAGGTCGGACCTGCTGATCACTGCACCGACATGTTCGTCCTGTCCGTCACCGTGGCGTTCGCTACCAAACTGGAACAG CTGATCCCCAGCACCATGAAGCTGTCAGCAGAGGGCTCAGAGTTCTTCTTCTACTATTGTTTACTGGGTAATGACATCACCAGCGAGCCTTTCACCAACCTGCTGAGCCCCGACTTCGAGCCGGAGCGCGCCTCCGTACGCCTCCGCAGCAGCAAACAGATCCTCAACGCCTTCCTGTCCCAGCTGCCCGGTTTAGAG ATCcacctgtgctgtgggaatcACTCTCTGGGAAGCACCGACGTCTCTCTCTCGGCTCTGTCGACCGTCTCTGTGGATCTGGACAACAAGGCGGCGACGGTGGAAGGGGCGTTCATCCTGCAGCCGCCGAAACGCATCAAGCGGGCGCAGCCGGCTCTGCCAGCTGACCTGCAGCCGACCGTCGGGGTCGCCGTGACTCTCAGGAGGGAAGAAGTCGCACCGCAG TCTttagggaagaaagaaggaggtgCAGCTCAGACTCTCTccgtccctcctcctcctcctccgtccaGACCTCGAAGCTCCTCTCCAGTCCGTAAACCTCCCGacgcctcctcctctcctcctccccctgctgCGTCCTATCATACAGAGAGCGAGGTGGAGAGTCTGCTGGAGGAGCTCCAACGTGCCAAAGAGCCGGCAGGACTGGCAG ctgcagaTTTGGAACTTCCTGTTCAGACTCggactgaagcagcagcagcagcagcagcagcagcggaggGAGGAGCGTCTTCTGTCAGCGTCTCTGCTCCCAAAGTGTCCATCCCCTCCTCCGCTCATCACTACTGCTTCTCTCTGGACCTGCAACGCCTCGGGAAGCTCAGCCTGACTCATCCCATCTCTGCTACGCTCAG gtattCGTACCAGTTCTTCGGCAGCGCTGCTCCCATCATGACGAACCCTCCTGTGGAGCTGCAGAGGAACACCGAGGTCTCTCTGCCTCAGTCGTACTGCGCCTTCGACTTCGCTGCTCTGCCTCAACAACTGGAGGAGACTTTcctcag agTTCCTCTGGTGGTGGAGCTCTGGCACAGAGACTCCAGCTTGGACCAGCTGATTGGTCGAGCCTCCGTCCAGCTGTCTCACCTGCTGAGCTCAGAGAGGAGCCGACTGCAGGGATCAACGGGAGAACCGAGCTGGAGACAGACTCACCAGGACCGGATCCCCGTGGTCCGAAAACAACG tccaAGTGAGAAAGTAGCAGAGTTGAGCTACGTTGCCACACTGGAAGACCTGGGATTGGTTAAAGCCAGAGAGGTGATCGTGTCCGActccacacag CATGCAGCACCCAGACCATCatcgtctcctcctcttcctcctcaccgccCCCCCGctcctccccaccaccaccccgcTCCTCCACCGGGCCCCTCGGCCCCGACGGCCCCCAGAGAGACTCTGGAGTACCAAACGGCTCTGGAGCTGGAGATGtggaaggaggagcaggaggatcTGTTCGATGATCAG ctgaAGAAGAAGGAGTTGGTCCACATGCAGGCGCTGGCAGAGGAGtggaagaagagagacagagagagagaagctctGGTGAAGAAGAAG GAGGTGGAGTATAACCTGctggaggagcagctgcagaagACTCTGTCTGAcctggagaagagagagaaacagctgGCTGAGGCCGAGctagag ACCCAGCGGCTGCAGCGGGAGCTCCGGTCCGAACACGATCTGACCCAGAAGGAGCTGCAGGAGAGCAGCAGGAGGCTGCAGCAGGAGTTCGACCACCGGGTGGCGCTAGAGAGAGACAAAGCCcgactgatggaggaggagcgagccaggctgctgcagcag ATCTCAGACGGAGAGTCTCGGTACAAACAGCTGGAGAAAGAGTTTCATCTCTACAGAGAACAACAAAACATCCGACCCGAGTTCAGACTGCAGTCAGAAGTCAACCTGCTGACTCTGGAGAAG GTGGAGCTGGAGAGGAAGTTGGAGTCGACCACTAAGTCCAAGCTGCACTACAAGCAGCAGTGGGGGCGCGCCTTAAAAGAGCTGGCCCGGTTCAAACAG CTTCAACACAACGAGGCAGAGCTGCTGCGTCCTCGCCGCTCTGACAGCAGCCATATTTCACAGCAGATAATAGTAGTTTTTCTGCGTGGGGACGTGTGGAGGCGTCagacgcagcagcagcagcagcagcttgttaaTCTGCTGCTGGAGACGAGCTGA